From the genome of Globicephala melas chromosome 16, mGloMel1.2, whole genome shotgun sequence, one region includes:
- the DKK1 gene encoding dickkopf-related protein 1 has translation MTALGTAGAARVLVTLVAAALCGHPLFRVSATLNSVLLNSNAIKNLPPPLGGAAGHPGFAVSAAPGILFEGGNKYQTIDNYQPYPCTEDEKCSTDEYCASSTRGAGAGAQICLSCRKRRKRCMRHAMCCPGNYCKNGICMPSDHNHFNREEIEETIIESFGNDHSTLDGYSRRTTLSSKMYHTKGQEGSVCLRSSDCATGLCCARHFWSKICKPVLKEGQVCTKHRRKGSHGLEIFQRCYCGEGLSCRIQKDHHQASNSSRLHTCQRH, from the exons ATGACGGCTCTGGGCACAGCGGGTGCTGCCCGGGTGTTGGTTACCCTAGTAGCTGCGGCTCTTTGCGGTCACCCTCTGTTCAGAGTCAGTGCCACCTTGAACTCGGTTCTTCTCAATTCCAACGCCATCAAGAACCTGCCCCCACCGCTGGGCGGCGCTGCCGGGCACCCAGGCTTCGCAGTCAGCGCTGCTCCGGGAATTCTGTTCGAGGGCGGCAACAAGTACCAGACCATTGACAACTACCAG CCGTACCCGTGCACCGAGGACGAGAAGTGCAGCACCGATGAGTACTGCGCGAGTTCCACCCGCGGAGCGGGTGCAGGCGCGCAAATCTGCCTCTCCTGCAGGAAGCGCCGAAAACGCTGCATGCGTCACGCTATGTGCTGCCCTGGGAATTACTGCAAAAATG GAATATGTATGCCTTCTGATCACAATCATTTCAATCGAGAAGAAATTGAGGAAACCATTATTGAAAGCTTTGGTAATGATCACAGCACCTTGGATGGGTACTCCAGAAGAACTACACTGTCTTCAAAAATGTATCATACCAAAG GACAAGAAGGTTCTGTCTGTCTTCGATCATCAGACTGTGCTACAGGGTTGTGTTGTGCTAGACATTTCTGGTCCAAGATCTGTAAACCTGTTCTCAAAGAGGGTCAAGTGTGCACCAAGCACAGGAGAAAAGGCTCTCACGGGCTGGAGATATTCCAGCGTTGTTACTGTGGAGAAGGTCTGTCTTGCCGGATACAGAAAGATCACCATCAAGCCAGTAATTCTTCTAggcttcacacctgtcagagacACTAA